The Chionomys nivalis chromosome 6, mChiNiv1.1, whole genome shotgun sequence sequence TGGTGcgtgcctgtaatcttagcacttgggaggttgagacaggagaattgcccctagttagaggccagcatgggcttcaGAGTAAAATCccatctcaaataaaacaaaacaaaataaaaagctccaccaaatttagaaaaaaataaacattgtattaaaatattattttatcttgACTCCCTTTGATACATCTTGCATTTCACGCCTTCGGTGAGTTCTTCCTAACCTTCACTTTAGGTCCCTGTaccaagccctgcccactcccttctCCCCTGGCTCTTTAGAAGCAATCACCAATGTCAACTATTCTTACCTATTATTCTGTGCACCAGCCCCTTGCTAAGAGATTTCATAACGCCTCATTTTGAGGAACTCACTTGAACTAAGCTGAATTATGCACAGAAATGAGAATAAGCTCCAATTTACTATGCTGGCCCCAGTTCATTTCTtcatctgtctctgtccctgtctctctctctctctctggcctaCCCACTCCCCAATTGCAATTAGCCCCTCAGTCCCTTAGGCctcactgtttttttaaaaactttttgagacagtgttgctactatgtagatcaggttggccttaaagttgtcagtgatcctcctgcctcagtctcttgagtgctgggattacagacatgttccAACAAACACATATAActcaatatttttgtttgtttgtttgtttgtccgtttgtttgttttgagacagggtttctccgtgtaacagctctggctgtcctagaacttgctttgtagaccaggctggcctcaaatttacagagcctcccaagtgctgtgattaaaggtgtatgccaccaccaccagactgTGATctcaatttttaatataaatttacaaTTAAATTCAAGTTGGAACCAAAGCCATCAGTATATAGATTGAAACAAATTGAACCTGTGAACTGAATTGAAAATATTTAGTACCAAATTGTAATTCAGAAAAGAGTTATCTTCCTGATTCTGATCTGTTGTTTTTAAGGGCTGAGTATCAACAGCCTATGTAAATAGTCATTTTATTAGAAATGTTGTATTGATAAAATGTAACTTTAATACTGAATGGAGGGAAAGGCCTTGGTTGTTAATGTGGTATCAATTTTcaaataatgttttgtttgtttgtttagggaaCTCAGGAACAAGGCAAACATCCAGTTTGGAGAGAATGGAACAACCATATCTGCTGTCAGCAATAAGGCATATGTTTTTGAACGAAACCAATCTGTTGGCGACCCTAACGTTGACTTGATTAGAACAATAAATATTCCTCTGTTGGTAAGTAGGCCTTGTGGTATCGTTATGGTGGGTTTGTGGAAGGAAGATGACAAGCCTGATAGGATTCTATGTAATTCAAAAGCtattattttatgataaaatGTAGATATTACAGGGTGGGCTCATCTTGCTTAGCACGGTGAGTTCCTGAATTTAATTCCAGTGgcaccaaaaacaaacagacagacagacaaaccagACACAAACTATGGACACaaagactttgtgtgtgtggccCTCCTGACCTCCTGCTTGCTGCAGCAATTCTTTATCTGCCTAATGCTTGAATTACAGGCACACTTGAGCAGCAGTTCCTAGCCAGCCTTTCATGTATATGTACTTTTGTTAAGTACATAGATGTAGACTTTTTTCTGAGGTCTGTAAAACAAGGCCATTTCAAAAGTCATAAGATTAGGTctctgggatttttccttttatgttcaGGATTAGCATTTATGCAAATTAAGTAAGGATTTGGGGGGGTACTTAAGCCATCCTGAGACCCAGGGTCCTCTTTTCTTGAAACTGGATTTCTTGTAGCGCAGGCTGATCTACCTaccatctttgtttttttaatgtggtgctagggatcaaattctGGGTTTCTTGAATGATCTGGTTGGGGGTCAGGGGCtgctttacccagtgagccacatCCCAAGCCCTCCAGGGAGCTTTCTTAATCCCCTGCACCAACCTCCTCTGAGGCTCCCACACTCAAGTGACTGCCCCTTGACACTGATGGAGGACCCAGaaccttaaagagacagaacctAAATCTTGGCTTGTCCTGCTGCTGAAGATGTAGTTTAAAAACTCAGCCACCAGTCAACTCCAGGGGACGTGGTGCCACCTTGTGGCCaaaggtctctgtgtgtttatacgATCTCATTTCTGCTAATGGGAATTCTAAATtcactgtaatcccagcttcttTCTGAGGCAAAAATTGGAGGAGTGGAAAACCCAGACTGGGTTCCAGAGTCAGATCAAGGTTAGCCTGGACAATTTAGTGAGGCCATCTCAAAATTTACAAAAGGGGGCTGGGGCTTAGGATAGAGATGAATAAGAGTgtttgtctacacacacacacacacacacacaagctcttACTCCACACCGACAGGGAGGTCACCGGTTGGATTTTCTGTTTAGTCTCAAACCTTTACATCTCAATTTCTGGCCCATTCCTctgaggagcaggaagagaggcagGTGGGTGTTTCGGAGTGAACACTGGTTAACCCGCCTCTGCTCTGCAGACCGTTGTGGAACTGGCCCAGCTGCCTCTCCTCAAGGAGATCATCGAGGCCATGCTGAAAACCTACCAACAGAAGCTGTTTGTGACTCACTCCGTGCACGAGTTGCTCTGGGGCTACAAAGATGAGATCTTGTCCCTCGTCCACATTTTCCGACCTGACATCTCCCCGAACTTTGGCTTGTTCTATGGCGTAAGTTTTCTTCCTAAAACCTCTCCTCAGTTCACAGTGGGCAGAGGGCGCCCAAGACAGAGTGCACCTGGAGGCTGGCTTTCTTGTAGGTGAAGACTAGCACTGACTGgagttctaaatatttttaaaagtctgtgaAAAGTAAGACAGTGGTTtgggggaagaggggggagaaACTGAACGAAAAGTTGGTGACAGATAAAATTAACCCGGGAATAAAGCGCTAAGTTAGGGGTGGGGCGGTTTGCTCATCTGCTGACTTGTGACTGCCCAAGGTCTCACTCTCAGTGCATAAAGCAGTAGACTTTCACTTCCTCTCGTATAGAGGGCGAACCGTAAGTGTTCAAACACTTAGAGGCTGTTCAAACAGAATTATAAGCAAGTTTTAAATCCTACTGTGGGGGAATGGGTCTGGAGGTCTGCTCTCTTCATTCTGGGGGAGCAGCCCAAATACATGTTCCCCAGAATGCGTGCTCACGGGAGCACGGCTTTCACGGGGTGTTATTAGTATCATAGTATTTCAAAAGGTGTTGTTGTTTTACTgcttatattttatcattttaaaagttgTGATGTTcacttattttcagaaaaatggcACTAATGATGGAGACTATGTTTTCCTGACGGGAGAAGACAACTACCTCAACTTTACGAAGATCGTGGAGTGGAACGGGAAAACGTGAGTCTAATAAGATTGTCTAGTGAGCTTTGTTTCTGTCTTCCATTTCAACAGAATATGCCTTTCCCCCTAATTTAATATTGGAGATATTGCTTGATGATAGAGCACCTGCCTGCCACACGCGTAGTCTGAATTTGATCCCAGCAATGAAAGGAAGTTGGTCTTTACCTTttagataaaaatagaaatgttctTAAAATTGCTCCTTTAAAAGATCACGATGAGGGTTAAGATTCCTCGAGAACTAATGAAATGGGTGGTTTGTAGGCTTACCGCAGCCAGAGGTGAAGAAGAAGCCACGGAGCCAGTGCTCTTCTTTGGTAGTTGTGGAGTAACGTGTGGTAGCCGCGGTCAAACACGTTCAGGCCAGGGCTCTCTGGTGGAAAGGGGCAGCCCGCCTCTCTTTTAACTTCATGAGTATGGactgtttatattatttttctaaagaggAAATTTATTTGAGTTTAGTATTATAATgagtcaaattttaaaattttattaccaagctgggtggtggtggcgcatgcctttaatcccagcacacgggattAAATTATCTATTCACCTGACTGGTTGGCATGTGCCAACATCTTGCTACAGGTGGAATTATCTACTCACCTGACTGGTACATGCCCAAGTCTTGCTACAGGTGCTTGGAGTTTAGGCCAAGTGAATCCAGGTTCTTAAAGAATTGAAATAAGCACGTGTAGATTTGCAAAGCAACAAGGGGACTTTATTCAAAGCAAAATGCTAGCACAGATCAGAATGTAATGATGTTGAGAAACCCAGGCCACATGAGGAAAGGCACCCAAGAgcccagattctttttttttggatatcttttcgagacagggtttctaagtagcttttggttcctgtcctggaactagctcttgtagaccaggctggcctcgaactcacagcgatccgcttgtctctgcctcccgagtgctgggattaaaggcatgcgccaccaccgcccggcaagagccCAGATTCTTGTTTGGGACTCTCTTTTTGGTTCAAGAAGTACCATGATTGCTAAAGTCATGGTAtgtgttttttgttctgttttgttttgtttttttatcttgaTTAACAGATCATTTTatgatcttttcttttctcatgtcCCATCCCATAATGTGTCTGATTGTAATTATATGTAAGTCCAGCTCTACCTCAGCATAAGATAAGAATTAGGAAAttccctctctgtcttctctaccCTGGGAGCAGCTCTCTTGCCTTGGCCCCTCACCCCTGAAAATGTATGCCTGTTCCAGGTTCATCTCCACCCGCTCCTTGGTCAGGAGCacctctcagctgctgagccgtcCTCTGTCTGCAGTGGAGCTGAACCCACAGACACGGAGAGATGAGGCCCTCAGCAGCTTGGCAGTCCCTCGTCCTTTGACCTCACTCGTCCCTAGCCGCAGCTTCCAAACCAGTGTCATTTCCAGGGACATTGACACAGCCGCCAAGTTCATTGGGGCTGGGGCTGCTACTGTTGGGGTGGCTGGCTCTGGGGTTGGGATT is a genomic window containing:
- the LOC130875761 gene encoding ATP synthase F(0) complex subunit C2, mitochondrial-like — its product is MYACSRFISTRSLVRSTSQLLSRPLSAVELNPQTRRDEALSSLAVPRPLTSLVPSRSFQTSVISRDIDTAAKFIGAGAATVGVAGSGVGIGTVFGSLIIGYARNPSLKQQLFSYAILGFALSEAMGLFCLMVAFLILFAM